One stretch of Pseudomonas fluorescens Q2-87 DNA includes these proteins:
- a CDS encoding ATP-binding protein: MTLRRRWDINTRTQLIALGPALLLTVLLISFFTFVRIQDLRQELNHTGQLIANQLAPATEYGVISGNNEVLESLLTATLATPHVRFLEVQDSTDKILVYVEQPEQTRSRSQQVEVFQAPVRLQRIALNNDFLQGNSGSTEAPGEDYLGRVVVGMSSDAFSQRQQEILFKAAILALFALLFTFLVARRLAANLSRPIRDIGDAVKAIQQGDYSTPLPIVDDAELGALSRHINNLAGGLEQASREQHQAMAQLIKTREEAEKANSAKSDFLAMMSHELRTPMNGVLGMLQLLETTRMTDEQQEYTALASESTEHLLKVINDILDFSRIERAALELEHIPFNLAELVGSCAQSFQHSAAQRKLGLDLLIPDDMQALQVQGDPTRIRQILVNLIGNALKFTEQGRVTVQCQWQALDHELLWFTCTVRDSGIGIPAESLERMFDAFQQADSSISRRYGGTGLGLPIARTLAERMGGTLRAQSEEGQGSVFTLEIPLALSRQTPATLAPRQPVRSGDGAGRNVLLVEDNPVNQTVIEAMLRSLGFTVSVATDGAQAVRSAESLIFDAILMDCRLPIIDGYEATRQIRQLPGCTEVPIIALTANALQGDREACLAAGMNDYLAKPFKRVDLQQVLQRWVN; the protein is encoded by the coding sequence ATGACCTTGCGTCGCCGTTGGGACATCAATACCCGCACCCAGCTCATCGCCCTCGGCCCGGCCTTGCTGTTGACCGTGCTGCTGATCAGCTTCTTTACCTTCGTGCGGATCCAGGACCTGCGCCAGGAGCTCAATCACACCGGGCAACTGATCGCCAACCAACTGGCCCCCGCCACGGAATACGGGGTGATCTCCGGTAACAACGAGGTCCTCGAAAGCCTGCTCACCGCGACCTTGGCGACACCCCACGTGCGCTTCCTGGAAGTTCAGGACAGCACCGACAAGATATTGGTTTACGTCGAACAACCCGAGCAGACTCGCAGCCGCTCCCAACAGGTGGAAGTATTCCAGGCCCCGGTTCGCCTGCAGCGCATTGCCTTGAACAATGATTTCCTGCAGGGCAACAGCGGGTCGACCGAAGCGCCGGGAGAGGATTACCTGGGCCGGGTGGTTGTCGGTATGTCCAGTGACGCCTTCAGCCAGCGGCAACAGGAAATCCTCTTCAAGGCGGCGATCCTGGCGCTGTTCGCCTTGCTGTTCACGTTCCTGGTGGCACGCCGCCTGGCCGCTAATCTGTCGCGGCCGATCCGCGACATCGGCGATGCGGTCAAGGCCATCCAGCAAGGTGACTACAGCACCCCGCTGCCCATCGTCGACGATGCCGAACTGGGGGCGTTGTCGCGGCACATCAACAACCTGGCCGGCGGGCTGGAACAAGCCAGCCGGGAACAGCACCAGGCCATGGCGCAACTGATCAAGACCCGGGAAGAAGCGGAGAAGGCCAACAGTGCCAAGTCCGATTTCCTGGCGATGATGAGCCATGAATTGCGCACGCCCATGAACGGCGTGCTGGGCATGCTGCAACTGCTGGAAACCACGCGGATGACCGACGAGCAGCAGGAGTACACCGCGCTGGCTTCGGAATCCACCGAACACCTGCTCAAAGTGATCAACGACATCCTCGACTTCTCGCGCATCGAGCGCGCGGCCCTGGAACTGGAGCACATCCCGTTCAACCTGGCGGAATTGGTGGGCAGTTGCGCCCAGTCGTTCCAGCACAGCGCCGCCCAGCGCAAGCTCGGCCTGGACCTGCTGATCCCGGACGACATGCAAGCCTTGCAGGTCCAGGGCGATCCGACGCGAATACGGCAGATCCTGGTGAACCTGATCGGCAACGCGCTGAAATTCACCGAGCAAGGCCGTGTCACGGTGCAATGCCAGTGGCAAGCGCTGGACCACGAACTGCTGTGGTTTACCTGCACTGTGCGCGACAGCGGCATTGGCATTCCGGCCGAGAGCCTGGAGCGCATGTTCGACGCCTTCCAGCAGGCCGACAGCTCGATTTCCCGGCGCTACGGCGGCACCGGCCTGGGCCTGCCGATCGCCCGCACCCTGGCCGAGCGCATGGGCGGCACGTTGCGGGCCCAGAGCGAAGAAGGCCAAGGCTCAGTGTTTACTTTGGAAATTCCCCTGGCCTTGTCGCGCCAGACGCCAGCGACCCTGGCGCCGCGACAGCCTGTCCGCAGCGGCGATGGCGCAGGCCGCAATGTGCTGCTGGTGGAAGACAACCCAGTGAACCAGACGGTGATCGAAGCCATGCTCCGCAGCCTGGGCTTCACAGTCAGCGTCGCCACCGATGGCGCCCAGGCCGTACGCAGCGCCGAAAGCCTGATCTTCGACGCGATCCTCATGGACTGCCGGTTGCCCATCATCGATGGCTACGAAGCCACGCGCCAGATCCGCCAGTTGCCTGGCTGCACCGAGGTACCGATCATCGCCCTGACCGCCAATGCCTTGCAGGGCGACCGCGAAGCTTGCCTGGCCGCCGGCATGAACGATTACCTGGCCAAGCCGTTCAAAAGGGTTGACCTGCAGCAGGTTCTGCAGCGCTGGGTAAATTAG
- a CDS encoding DUF3859 domain-containing protein: MHLTRSSALVALLLTCGLAQAEVRVEGPVEYGVFEGTQAELQSGERVLRRSNQPIRQTESVPAKLGTKFGMRYQLAGKVADDQPLTLLYFTPGIRTPDGVRHDKFEIIQKLVPGAPQDVMAYEFTESHEVVPGEWRFMVFQGDRLLAQQRFVVR; encoded by the coding sequence ATGCACCTCACCCGTTCAAGCGCACTGGTCGCGCTGTTGTTGACCTGTGGCCTGGCCCAGGCAGAAGTCCGTGTCGAAGGTCCGGTGGAGTATGGCGTTTTCGAAGGGACGCAAGCCGAGCTGCAGTCGGGGGAGCGGGTCCTGCGGCGCAGTAACCAACCGATCCGCCAGACCGAAAGCGTGCCGGCGAAGCTGGGCACCAAGTTCGGCATGCGTTATCAACTGGCGGGCAAGGTCGCCGATGACCAGCCGTTGACTCTGTTGTACTTCACGCCGGGCATCCGCACCCCCGATGGCGTGCGCCACGATAAATTCGAGATCATCCAGAAACTGGTGCCCGGCGCCCCTCAGGACGTCATGGCCTACGAATTCACCGAAAGCCACGAAGTGGTGCCGGGGGAATGGCGGTTCATGGTGTTCCAGGGTGACCGACTATTGGCGCAACAGCGGTTTGTTGTGCGCTGA
- a CDS encoding ABC transporter substrate-binding protein — translation MFRCRLRMTPFHGRLSRVLCLVLAGWLASFEARSAEILLTGAEDSPGVQSFTQALGALRPEDTVRFTPLSGLPAPGKLPGNVRLVLLDLPSLDWRLQEVRGPATLVLRISRQQARDRLGEATPDHLSLLWSDPPVARQLRLIRALLPQVRRVGVLYDRHSEFLLQDIRHAAGPLGLEIVTQRWNDTNDSRPLQNLLGQSDVLLGLDDPDLYNPKTVKNLLLSSYARQRALIGPSAAFVKAGSLASTYSDQDDWLAILDELLDRPAATWPRTLYPDRFKVLGNQQVSRSLGIEPIDAESVAAALAEGEHRP, via the coding sequence ATGTTCCGGTGCCGACTGCGCATGACGCCATTTCATGGCCGCCTGTCGCGGGTGCTATGCCTGGTATTGGCCGGTTGGCTGGCATCGTTCGAGGCCCGGTCCGCCGAGATTCTGTTGACCGGCGCCGAGGACAGTCCCGGCGTACAGTCTTTCACCCAGGCCCTCGGAGCCTTGCGCCCCGAAGACACGGTGCGGTTTACCCCGTTGTCCGGCCTGCCAGCACCGGGAAAACTGCCTGGCAATGTGCGCCTGGTGCTGCTCGACCTGCCCAGCCTCGACTGGCGCCTGCAAGAGGTCCGCGGACCGGCCACTCTGGTATTGCGAATCAGCCGTCAACAGGCCCGGGACCGTCTGGGCGAAGCGACGCCCGATCACCTGAGCCTGCTGTGGAGCGATCCTCCCGTGGCACGGCAACTGCGGCTGATTCGTGCTCTGCTGCCGCAAGTCCGGCGGGTCGGCGTGCTGTATGACAGGCACAGTGAATTTTTGCTCCAGGACATTCGGCACGCAGCCGGGCCGCTGGGCCTGGAGATCGTCACCCAACGCTGGAACGACACCAACGACAGCCGCCCCCTGCAAAACCTGCTGGGTCAGAGCGATGTGCTGCTGGGCCTGGACGACCCCGACCTGTACAACCCCAAGACCGTGAAAAACCTGTTGCTCAGCAGCTATGCCCGCCAGCGTGCGCTGATCGGGCCCAGCGCCGCGTTCGTCAAGGCCGGTAGCCTGGCCAGCACCTACAGCGACCAGGACGATTGGCTGGCGATCCTCGACGAGCTGCTCGACCGCCCTGCCGCGACCTGGCCCCGCACGCTGTATCCGGACCGTTTCAAAGTCCTGGGCAACCAGCAGGTTTCCCGCTCGCTGGGGATAGAACCGATTGACGCCGAATCCGTCGCTGCGGCGTTGGCCGAAGGAGAACACCGCCCATGA
- the fabA gene encoding 3-hydroxyacyl-[acyl-carrier-protein] dehydratase FabA, with product MTKQNAFTREDLLRCSRGELFGPGNAQLPAPNMLMVDRITLISEEGGKYGKGELVAELDITPDLWFFACHFEGDPVMPGCLGLDAMWQLVGFFLGWQGLPGRGRALGSGEVKFFGQVLPTAKKVTYNIHIKRVLKGKLNLAIADGSVTVDGREIYTAEGLRVGVFTSTDNF from the coding sequence ATGACCAAACAAAACGCCTTTACCCGGGAAGATCTGCTGCGCTGCAGTCGCGGTGAGCTGTTCGGCCCAGGTAACGCGCAACTGCCCGCCCCGAACATGCTGATGGTGGATCGCATCACCCTTATCAGCGAAGAGGGTGGCAAGTACGGCAAAGGTGAATTGGTCGCCGAGCTGGATATCACTCCGGACCTGTGGTTTTTCGCTTGCCATTTCGAAGGTGACCCGGTGATGCCAGGTTGCCTGGGCCTGGATGCCATGTGGCAGCTGGTCGGTTTCTTCCTTGGCTGGCAAGGCCTGCCAGGTCGCGGTCGCGCCCTGGGTTCGGGCGAAGTGAAGTTCTTTGGTCAGGTCCTGCCGACCGCGAAGAAAGTCACCTATAACATTCATATCAAGCGCGTCCTCAAAGGCAAGCTGAACCTGGCTATCGCCGATGGCTCGGTCACTGTCGATGGTCGCGAGATCTATACCGCCGAAGGCCTTCGGGTCGGCGTTTTCACCTCCACTGACAACTTCTAA
- a CDS encoding amidohydrolase family protein: protein MPVPTTRLIFACLMAVSSFCAMAREYAYSDAHLHYVDFFQETAGMPKLLQAMADNRIEHVMISGIPVAKKWHEDEPKRPRYYAGDDADAYWYSATDVIVAAAVGKLTPEQRQRFHPFLSGFNPNDKNSDAHIQRMLDLYPGLWQGIGEVFTRHDDLTALTSGDTARANNEAMTRIYHLAAENDLPVMLHSNITSKREKNPLYLAEIEEPLRNHPHTRFIWAHAGTSMEIHRHQTQLDFLLPTLTRMLESYPNLYIDLSWSLLTPYLLDEAGKPRQAWVKLVERFPERFMVGSDVVGRFNKLGKQLHSFDPFLDALPEDVAKKVARDNFLAVLPRSVAR from the coding sequence GTGCCCGTGCCCACGACCCGCTTGATCTTCGCTTGCCTGATGGCTGTTTCCAGTTTTTGCGCCATGGCCCGCGAATATGCCTACAGCGATGCTCACTTGCATTACGTCGATTTCTTTCAGGAAACCGCCGGGATGCCCAAGCTGCTCCAGGCGATGGCGGACAATCGTATTGAGCATGTGATGATTTCCGGCATTCCGGTGGCCAAGAAATGGCATGAGGACGAACCCAAGCGTCCTCGCTATTACGCCGGCGACGATGCGGACGCCTATTGGTACAGCGCCACTGACGTGATCGTGGCCGCTGCAGTGGGCAAATTGACCCCCGAACAACGCCAGCGTTTTCATCCTTTCCTGTCAGGGTTCAATCCCAACGACAAGAACTCCGACGCGCATATCCAGCGCATGCTCGATCTGTATCCGGGGCTGTGGCAGGGCATCGGCGAAGTATTCACGCGCCATGACGACCTGACCGCGTTGACCTCGGGCGACACTGCACGCGCCAACAACGAAGCCATGACGCGGATCTATCACCTGGCGGCGGAAAATGACCTGCCGGTAATGCTGCATTCCAACATCACGTCCAAGCGTGAGAAAAATCCGCTGTACCTGGCGGAAATTGAAGAGCCGTTACGTAATCATCCGCACACGCGCTTCATCTGGGCGCATGCCGGCACCAGCATGGAAATCCATCGTCACCAGACCCAATTGGATTTCCTGTTGCCGACCCTGACCCGAATGCTTGAATCCTACCCCAACCTCTACATCGACCTGTCCTGGAGCCTGCTCACGCCCTACTTGCTGGACGAGGCGGGCAAGCCTCGGCAGGCGTGGGTAAAGCTCGTGGAGCGCTTCCCGGAGCGCTTCATGGTGGGATCAGACGTGGTAGGGCGTTTCAACAAGCTCGGTAAGCAACTGCACAGCTTCGATCCGTTCCTGGATGCCTTGCCTGAAGATGTCGCGAAGAAGGTGGCGCGGGATAACTTTTTGGCGGTGTTGCCTCGCTCAGTAGCCCGCTAA
- the fabB gene encoding beta-ketoacyl-ACP synthase I has product MRRVVITGLGIVSCLGNDKETVSANLRASRPGIRFNPDYAEMGLRSQVSGSIDLPLEELIDRKIYRFVGHAAAYAYLAMKDAIADSGLTDEQVSNVRTGLIAGSGGASTLNQMEALDILREKGVKRVGPYRVTRTMGSTVSACLATPFQIKGVNYSISSACATSAHCIGTAVEQIQLGKQDIVFAGGGEEEHWSQSFLFDAMGALSTQYNETPEKASRAYDAKRDGFVIAGGGGMVVVEELEHALARGAKIYAEIVGYGATSDGYDMVAPSGEGAIRCMQMAMSTVDTPIDYLNTHGTSTPVGDAKEMEGVRAVFGDKAPAISSTKSLSGHSLGAAGVHEAIYCLLMMEGNFMAGSANIDELDPAVADMPILTKTRENATIDTVMSNSFGFGGTNATLVLKRWQGK; this is encoded by the coding sequence ATGCGCCGCGTCGTTATCACTGGTCTGGGCATCGTTTCGTGCCTGGGCAATGACAAAGAGACCGTCTCCGCTAACCTGCGTGCAAGTCGCCCGGGCATCCGGTTCAATCCGGACTATGCCGAAATGGGTCTGCGTAGCCAGGTTTCCGGCTCCATTGACCTTCCCCTCGAAGAATTGATCGATCGCAAGATCTACCGTTTCGTTGGCCATGCGGCGGCTTACGCCTACCTGGCCATGAAGGATGCCATCGCTGACTCCGGCCTGACCGACGAGCAGGTTTCCAATGTGCGGACCGGCCTGATCGCCGGTTCGGGTGGCGCGTCGACCTTGAACCAGATGGAAGCGCTGGACATCCTGCGCGAGAAAGGCGTCAAGCGTGTTGGCCCGTACCGTGTCACGCGGACCATGGGCAGCACCGTTTCGGCTTGCCTGGCCACGCCGTTCCAGATCAAGGGCGTCAACTACTCGATCTCCTCCGCTTGCGCCACCAGTGCCCACTGCATCGGTACCGCGGTCGAGCAGATCCAGCTGGGCAAGCAGGACATCGTTTTCGCCGGAGGCGGTGAAGAAGAGCATTGGAGCCAATCGTTCCTGTTCGACGCCATGGGCGCCCTGTCCACCCAATACAACGAAACGCCGGAAAAGGCCTCCCGCGCCTACGACGCCAAGCGTGACGGTTTCGTCATCGCCGGCGGTGGCGGCATGGTCGTGGTCGAGGAGCTGGAACACGCCCTCGCCCGTGGCGCGAAGATCTACGCGGAAATCGTCGGCTACGGCGCCACTTCCGACGGCTACGACATGGTCGCCCCTAGCGGCGAAGGTGCCATCCGTTGCATGCAGATGGCCATGTCCACCGTCGACACCCCAATCGACTACCTGAACACCCACGGCACCTCGACTCCGGTCGGTGATGCCAAGGAAATGGAAGGCGTGCGCGCGGTATTCGGCGACAAGGCCCCGGCCATCAGTTCCACCAAGAGCCTGTCGGGTCACTCCCTGGGCGCCGCTGGCGTTCACGAAGCGATCTACTGCCTGCTGATGATGGAAGGCAACTTCATGGCTGGCTCCGCCAACATCGACGAGCTGGACCCGGCTGTCGCTGACATGCCGATCCTGACCAAGACTCGCGAAAACGCCACCATCGACACCGTGATGAGCAACAGCTTCGGCTTCGGCGGCACTAACGCCACCCTGGTACTGAAGCGCTGGCAGGGCAAGTAA
- a CDS encoding NAD(P)H-dependent glycerol-3-phosphate dehydrogenase, which yields MTEQRSIAVLGGGSFGTAVANLLAENGHPVRQWMRDPEQAEAIRVNRENPRYLKGIKIRPEVEPVTDLQATLQDCDLFFVALPSSALRAVLAPHADRLSGKLLVSLTKGIEAQTFKLMSEILEEIAPKARIGVISGPNLAREIAEHALTATVVASEDEELCQRVQAALHGRTFRVYASADRFGVELGGALKNVYAIIAGMAVALGMGENTKSMLITRALAEMTRFAVNQGANPMTFLGLAGVGDLIVTCSSPKSRNYQVGFALGQGLSLDEAVSRLGEVAEGVSTLKVLKAKSQETGVYMPLVAGLHAILFEGRTLEQVIELLMRAEPKTDVDFISTSGFN from the coding sequence ATGACTGAACAGCGCTCGATTGCGGTCCTGGGAGGCGGGAGTTTCGGTACAGCCGTGGCTAACCTGCTGGCCGAGAATGGTCACCCGGTGCGCCAATGGATGCGTGACCCCGAGCAGGCCGAGGCCATCCGGGTCAATCGCGAGAACCCGCGTTACCTCAAAGGCATCAAGATCCGCCCGGAAGTGGAGCCGGTCACCGACTTGCAGGCAACACTGCAGGACTGCGATCTGTTTTTCGTCGCCTTGCCGTCCAGTGCCTTGCGCGCGGTCCTGGCCCCTCATGCCGATCGCTTGAGCGGCAAGTTGCTGGTGAGCCTGACCAAGGGCATCGAGGCGCAGACGTTCAAGCTGATGAGCGAGATCCTGGAGGAAATCGCGCCCAAGGCTCGCATCGGTGTGATTTCCGGCCCGAACCTGGCGCGGGAAATCGCCGAGCACGCCTTGACCGCCACTGTGGTCGCCAGTGAAGACGAAGAACTCTGCCAACGGGTCCAGGCCGCGCTCCATGGCCGCACCTTCCGGGTCTATGCCAGTGCCGATCGTTTCGGCGTGGAGCTGGGCGGGGCGCTGAAAAATGTCTATGCGATCATCGCCGGCATGGCGGTTGCGCTGGGCATGGGGGAGAACACCAAGAGCATGCTGATCACCCGGGCGCTGGCGGAAATGACCCGTTTTGCCGTCAACCAGGGCGCCAACCCGATGACTTTCCTGGGCTTGGCTGGGGTCGGGGACCTGATCGTCACCTGTTCCTCGCCCAAGAGCCGCAACTACCAGGTCGGGTTCGCCCTCGGCCAGGGCCTGAGCCTTGACGAGGCCGTGTCGCGCCTGGGCGAAGTGGCGGAAGGGGTGAGCACCCTCAAGGTGCTCAAGGCCAAGTCCCAGGAAACCGGGGTCTATATGCCGCTGGTCGCCGGCCTGCATGCGATCCTCTTCGAAGGGCGCACGCTGGAACAGGTGATCGAACTGTTGATGCGCGCGGAGCCGAAGACCGACGTCGATTTCATTTCCACCAGCGGCTTCAACTGA
- a CDS encoding DUF4389 domain-containing protein: MNDPKGQPQYESILLRVLWMVIYLLVWQVAQFILGAVVLVQLIYRLIYGAPSASLMNFGDSLSQFLAQIGRFGTFHSDQKPWPFADWPTPRTPEGEAPHAVAPAAHPVRDEEPKL, encoded by the coding sequence ATGAACGATCCGAAAGGGCAGCCCCAATACGAATCCATCCTGCTGCGTGTGCTGTGGATGGTGATTTATCTGCTGGTCTGGCAGGTGGCGCAGTTCATCCTCGGCGCCGTGGTGCTGGTGCAACTGATCTATCGGCTGATCTACGGCGCGCCGAGCGCCAGCCTGATGAATTTCGGCGACAGCCTGAGCCAGTTCCTGGCGCAGATCGGTCGTTTTGGCACCTTCCACAGCGACCAGAAGCCTTGGCCATTCGCCGACTGGCCGACCCCGCGCACACCGGAGGGCGAAGCGCCGCACGCAGTAGCACCTGCTGCGCATCCCGTTCGGGATGAAGAGCCGAAGCTATGA
- a CDS encoding pirin family protein has product MTTLLTVRPRAEDVEGQPILRPLPSAKCRSVGPFVFFDHMLQTAYPAGKGMNIRQHPHIGLSTLTYLFEGTLQHKDSLGSDQVVEAGDVSWMTAGSAIAHVERTPEALLQSGFVMHGLQIWLASPKSHEQGPGHYSHHPAQSLPVSDNLGVSIRMIAGSGFCLESPVPVLSPTLYAELNLQTATTLLIPTEHAERALYVLSGEALLDGEPVEPHSLVILPVGEEMTLFAESDCHAVLFGGAPLDGPRRMNWNFVSSDPARIDEARQRWAAGDWPTVPGESERIELP; this is encoded by the coding sequence ATGACCACCCTCCTGACTGTTCGCCCCCGCGCTGAAGATGTCGAAGGCCAGCCGATTCTTCGCCCATTGCCATCCGCCAAGTGTCGCAGCGTCGGACCTTTCGTATTTTTCGACCACATGCTGCAAACGGCCTACCCGGCCGGCAAAGGCATGAACATCCGCCAGCATCCCCATATCGGCCTGTCCACCCTCACCTACCTGTTCGAGGGAACACTCCAGCACAAGGACAGCCTGGGCTCCGATCAGGTGGTGGAGGCTGGGGATGTCAGCTGGATGACCGCCGGCAGCGCCATCGCCCATGTCGAGCGCACGCCCGAAGCACTGCTGCAAAGCGGTTTCGTCATGCACGGGTTGCAAATCTGGCTGGCCTCGCCCAAGTCCCACGAACAGGGGCCAGGGCACTACAGCCATCATCCGGCACAGAGCCTGCCCGTCAGCGATAATCTGGGGGTCAGCATCCGTATGATCGCCGGGTCAGGCTTTTGCCTGGAATCGCCGGTGCCGGTGCTGTCTCCTACGCTGTACGCCGAACTGAACCTGCAGACCGCAACGACATTGCTGATTCCCACCGAGCATGCAGAGCGGGCGTTGTATGTGTTGAGCGGCGAGGCGTTGCTGGACGGCGAGCCGGTTGAGCCTCACTCGTTGGTGATATTGCCGGTCGGGGAGGAAATGACGCTGTTTGCCGAGAGTGATTGCCATGCCGTGCTGTTCGGCGGCGCACCGCTGGATGGTCCGCGGCGGATGAACTGGAACTTCGTCTCCAGCGACCCGGCCCGGATCGATGAGGCGCGCCAGCGCTGGGCGGCTGGCGACTGGCCGACCGTGCCGGGGGAAAGCGAGCGGATCGAGCTGCCCTGA
- a CDS encoding TonB-dependent receptor plug domain-containing protein, whose protein sequence is MFLGPSRSGSSLLLALVISPPVLGDDLFVDSQPLPQVLTATRLKQSPAAVPGSMTVLDSELIKASGARDISELLRLVPGMMVGNISGNQAAVNYHGTNASEARRMQVLIDGRSVYRAGLATVDWSDIPVAMEDIDRIEVFRGPNTVSYGANALMAVVNIITRAPADSHGTRLKITRGQRGISDWYASQGTGWDGGDLRLSLSGQEDDGFDSDRNGADYRDSRRLNRFNLSVSQTLDEQQSIDWQLNAKDGTNQRPYTYRPVFAGITAAGDNSDVIAKDYAGSLRWNLDLNPDHSLYVQGSVQHWDRQQTWRACDAEVSFSPQLTDLWQLNPNYAEKLARNITRFTGTGAPAGTPQEQALANQVLDQWRNGASQTLCGDIDQSARESRYDLEIQDTLSLSDSLRLVTGANYRYDRADSETYFNGTLDDSTWRLFGQLEWRASEHWLLQGGAMFEDTRLTGSSLTPRVAVNYLITPRHGLRAVYSEAVRSPDMFENNVNWSYQVTNLQPAAFGQRSARYFVQTRGPGNLEQEHMRSRELGYNGYFADLGLTVDVKLFHDEITGMISEPLRNNQYIASNANQSRFSGTETQLDWRLTTADRLRLTYAYVDAQASNPLDEQLTARNSGSAGWLRDWGQGWNSAVFYYAADALNGYRFERVDTRLARRIPLGKANLELAGVLQQRLDNQPTTFIDNRYDSRHVLYFSAELSF, encoded by the coding sequence GTGTTTCTTGGCCCTTCCCGTTCAGGTTCGTCATTGCTACTGGCGCTGGTCATCAGCCCGCCAGTGCTGGGCGACGACCTGTTCGTGGACAGCCAACCCCTGCCCCAAGTGCTGACGGCGACGCGCCTGAAGCAATCGCCAGCGGCGGTGCCAGGCAGCATGACGGTGCTGGACAGCGAGTTGATCAAGGCCAGCGGCGCGCGGGACATCAGCGAATTGCTGCGCCTGGTGCCGGGCATGATGGTCGGCAATATCAGCGGCAACCAGGCGGCCGTGAACTACCACGGCACCAACGCCAGCGAAGCGCGACGCATGCAGGTGTTGATCGATGGCCGCTCGGTGTACCGCGCCGGCCTGGCCACGGTGGACTGGAGCGATATTCCGGTGGCCATGGAGGACATCGACCGCATCGAAGTCTTCCGTGGCCCCAACACGGTCAGCTACGGCGCCAACGCGCTGATGGCGGTGGTCAACATCATCACCCGCGCCCCCGCCGACAGCCACGGCACCCGATTGAAAATCACCCGGGGCCAGCGTGGCATCAGCGACTGGTACGCCAGCCAAGGCACCGGCTGGGACGGTGGCGACCTGCGGCTTTCGCTGTCCGGGCAGGAAGATGATGGCTTTGACAGTGACCGCAACGGTGCCGACTACCGCGACAGTCGGCGCCTGAACCGCTTCAATCTGTCGGTCAGCCAGACCCTGGACGAGCAGCAAAGCATCGATTGGCAATTGAATGCCAAGGATGGGACCAACCAGCGGCCCTATACCTACCGCCCGGTGTTTGCCGGCATTACCGCCGCTGGGGATAACTCCGATGTCATCGCCAAGGATTACGCTGGTTCGCTGCGTTGGAACCTGGACCTGAATCCTGACCACAGCCTTTATGTACAAGGCTCGGTCCAGCACTGGGATCGCCAGCAGACCTGGCGTGCCTGCGACGCCGAAGTGTCCTTCAGCCCGCAATTGACCGACCTGTGGCAGCTCAACCCCAACTATGCCGAGAAGCTGGCGCGCAATATCACCCGTTTCACCGGCACCGGCGCACCGGCCGGCACGCCACAGGAGCAGGCACTCGCCAATCAGGTGCTCGACCAATGGCGCAACGGCGCCTCGCAGACCTTGTGCGGCGACATCGACCAGAGCGCCCGCGAATCACGCTACGACCTGGAAATCCAGGACACCCTGAGCCTGTCCGACAGCCTGCGCCTGGTCACCGGGGCCAACTATCGCTACGACCGGGCCGACTCCGAGACGTACTTCAATGGCACGCTGGACGACTCCACCTGGCGGCTGTTCGGCCAGCTCGAATGGCGGGCCAGCGAACACTGGCTGTTACAGGGCGGCGCGATGTTCGAGGACACGCGCCTGACCGGCAGTTCGCTGACACCCCGGGTGGCGGTCAACTACCTGATCACTCCGCGGCATGGGCTACGGGCGGTGTACTCCGAAGCCGTGCGTTCGCCGGACATGTTCGAAAACAACGTCAACTGGAGCTATCAGGTCACCAATCTGCAGCCCGCCGCCTTCGGCCAGCGCAGCGCCCGTTATTTCGTCCAGACCCGCGGCCCGGGAAACCTGGAGCAGGAACACATGCGCTCGCGGGAATTGGGTTATAACGGTTACTTTGCGGACCTGGGCCTGACGGTCGATGTGAAGCTGTTCCATGACGAGATCACCGGCATGATCAGCGAACCGCTGCGCAACAACCAGTACATAGCCAGCAACGCCAACCAGTCCCGGTTCTCCGGGACCGAGACCCAGCTCGACTGGCGCCTGACCACGGCCGACCGCCTGCGCCTGACCTATGCCTATGTCGACGCCCAGGCCAGCAACCCGCTGGACGAGCAACTGACCGCCCGCAACAGTGGCTCGGCCGGTTGGCTGCGGGACTGGGGCCAGGGCTGGAACAGCGCCGTGTTCTATTACGCCGCCGACGCCCTCAATGGCTACCGCTTCGAACGGGTCGACACCCGCCTTGCCCGTCGCATCCCCCTGGGCAAGGCCAACCTGGAACTGGCGGGCGTCCTGCAGCAGCGCCTCGATAACCAGCCCACCACGTTCATCGACAACCGCTACGACTCCCGACACGTCCTGTACTTCAGCGCGGAGTTGTCCTTCTAG